The genomic DNA CGAGGTCTCCTCGCCTGGGGACGCGGCAGTCCTCATTGATCAGCTCGTACGCGCGTCTGTGTGACGAGCCTCCACTGAACTCAGGAGTTCGAGAGCACGGGAGACGGTGACGGGCCTGTCGTGGACCTCGTCCCAGAGGTGAAGGGCAGCGGCAATCTCTCGCATGAAGCGGTCCGGCAATCCCGACTCGGTGAGCAGATCTGCGGCGTCTTCCAGTTCGGGCGCCCACCGCCAGGCGCGAGCGGCCGTCTTGGGAATGTAGTCCGTCTCCGTCAGATAACTGCCGGCGCGCTTGGAGGCGATCTGCAGGAGCTCGTCCGCGACGCCGTTCGCGTCGGCCAGCCCGTATGCCACGGCGGCCAAGACGCGGGACGCCTTCTGATAGCTGGAGTACGCCAGCTTCAGAGCGGAAGCCTGTCCGATCTCACTTCCCAGGGAACGTGTGTGCACAGCGGTCCCCTCAAAGAGGTCGGCAACCAGCGCGACGTGCCGCGTGGGGCCTGAGAGGTAAAGCGTTGGCTGCTTCCCCCCTACCGGAGGAGAGCCGACGACAGAACCGTCGACAACGGCTGCGTCAGACAGACATGCGGCGACAGCTCGGACCCTCTGCGGAGTGATTGCGTTGGCCTCGACGTACGTCCCGCCGCGGAAACCGTGCTCGGCCACTGCTGCTGCGACCACCTCGGCGGCTGCCGGCGGGCACAAGGAGACCACCAGGTCGACGCGTCGTAGGAGCTGCCTGAGATCGTCGACTGCTTCCATGCCTGCTTGCTCCGCACGTTGCCTGGAAGCGTTGCTGCGGCCGACAGGGCACCAGAGGACGGTCGTGCCTCGGGCTCGGAGCTGGGTTGCGAAAGCCGCGCCCATGCTGCCTGGATGCAGCAGCCCCACCGCAGCGATGTCGGACTTCACTTAGTCACACTCCTCGAACAGTCATTGGCCAGCAGCAGCGCGATGGCCGCCTCCGCGTCGGGTACGCAATGATCAGGTGCGGCGAGCCGAACAGGCCACGAACGCCCGTTGTGGATCCAGATTGTGCCTAGGCCGGCTCGACGACCTCCATCAATGTCGGTCTCTGGGTTATCGCCCACCATCAAGCCGCCTTGGGAGAGGCGGGAGCCACACGCTACGGCTGCCGCCTCGAAGACGACGGCAGAGGGCTTTCGTGCACCGACGGACTCCGAGACGCAGACGCCATCAACGCGACCGACCAGGCCGGTCGCCTGGAGCTTGGCGTTCTGGATGTCAGTTGCCCCGTTGGTGGCGATACCGACTCGCCAACCGGTGGCTCGTAGGGCATCCATGCCCGTGAGCACCCGCTCAGGGCATCTGACCGCCGCCGCGATGTCGGAGCAGTACTGCCTCCAGAGCGAATCAGCGGAGGACGGGAGACGGTGCTCGGCCCGTATGGACTCGAAGGTGGCAGGGAATGCTCGCGCCTGGACCGACTCAACCAATTGCGTGGCGGCGTGGCCAGCGAGGGAGTACCGAGCGGCGAACTGAGCGGCCCAGTCTTGGATGGCACCGTTTCTGTCGATCAGGGTGTTGTCGAGATCGAAGAGCACCAGCTTCTGCATAGGTGACGACCCTAGTCCGCCCGGATGCGCCGCTACGGAGTCGGCGCCGCCTCGTGGGCCTCTGAGCGACGCTGCAAGGCTGAGCTGGACGCGCGTCGAGTGGGACCTGTGGCCGTATAGCGACCTTGTTCAGGGGGTTCCACCGCGCTGGTAGCCGACCCACAACCGGCCGCCGACCTGCTCCAGCACCTCGTCCACGACTGCCGCGAGGGGCTCGATCCGCCCAGCCAATACTTCACGCAGACCATCGTGCAGGCGCATGCTGAGACCCGGCGCTGGGGTCTCAAGGCGGCGGGCCAGCCACTTCCCGCCCCCGTTCCAGGTTCCGCTAGCGGCCAGCGCCAACTCTCCGGCTCGTCTCACTAGTTCGGTGGCGATGAACAACCGTTCGCCCTGGTCAGTGCTCCCCACGAGATCATCGAGGAGGTCGGTGAT from Streptomyces sp. NBC_00654 includes the following:
- a CDS encoding DUF1932 domain-containing protein, which produces MKSDIAAVGLLHPGSMGAAFATQLRARGTTVLWCPVGRSNASRQRAEQAGMEAVDDLRQLLRRVDLVVSLCPPAAAEVVAAAVAEHGFRGGTYVEANAITPQRVRAVAACLSDAAVVDGSVVGSPPVGGKQPTLYLSGPTRHVALVADLFEGTAVHTRSLGSEIGQASALKLAYSSYQKASRVLAAVAYGLADANGVADELLQIASKRAGSYLTETDYIPKTAARAWRWAPELEDAADLLTESGLPDRFMREIAAALHLWDEVHDRPVTVSRALELLSSVEARHTDARTS
- a CDS encoding HAD family hydrolase; this encodes MQKLVLFDLDNTLIDRNGAIQDWAAQFAARYSLAGHAATQLVESVQARAFPATFESIRAEHRLPSSADSLWRQYCSDIAAAVRCPERVLTGMDALRATGWRVGIATNGATDIQNAKLQATGLVGRVDGVCVSESVGARKPSAVVFEAAAVACGSRLSQGGLMVGDNPETDIDGGRRAGLGTIWIHNGRSWPVRLAAPDHCVPDAEAAIALLLANDCSRSVTK